From Pseudoalteromonas sp. R3, one genomic window encodes:
- a CDS encoding DUF3530 family protein: MFKHSLLPLIISLLASFCICAASTFSNAAEHQPPPSKSSVFDSDLRYWLSSEKLLTIKDEEQEIAVLFSEYMAAPKRGIIVLLPGLEQSPLYNNGLSYLHQTLTDDGYDTYTLPVPDLTEGNDITQGIMEDEPNEVKSTVLPILSEFALDSYKAALVARFEALYKTLALRQQEHIAIVAFGNSAGLFAEYLATLPNIRVDALITVSAQLANAQRNSHLPASLSLVAPALLDVFYTFDSPLVLDTIDERRRWARRNSKLDYRQRELFGQQHQPMQHQRLRKELTGFLRRL; the protein is encoded by the coding sequence ATGTTTAAACATTCCCTGTTGCCACTCATAATCAGCTTGTTAGCAAGCTTTTGTATCTGTGCTGCCAGCACGTTTTCAAACGCAGCCGAGCACCAGCCACCTCCCAGTAAGTCATCCGTGTTTGACAGCGACTTGCGCTACTGGTTGAGCAGTGAAAAGCTGCTGACTATCAAAGATGAAGAACAGGAAATTGCCGTGTTGTTTTCTGAATATATGGCGGCGCCAAAACGCGGTATTATTGTGTTGCTGCCTGGTCTTGAACAAAGCCCTCTGTACAATAACGGTTTGAGTTACTTACACCAGACGCTCACGGACGATGGATACGATACTTATACACTGCCAGTTCCAGACCTTACCGAGGGCAATGATATTACGCAGGGCATTATGGAGGATGAGCCCAATGAGGTAAAAAGCACGGTACTGCCTATACTCAGCGAATTTGCGTTAGACAGTTACAAAGCTGCGTTAGTTGCTCGCTTTGAAGCACTCTACAAAACTCTGGCACTGCGTCAGCAAGAGCATATTGCGATTGTGGCGTTTGGTAACAGTGCGGGGCTTTTTGCAGAATATCTGGCGACCCTGCCCAATATTCGTGTCGATGCCCTGATCACAGTCAGCGCGCAACTAGCTAATGCACAACGCAACAGCCATTTACCAGCCAGCCTTTCTTTGGTTGCCCCCGCGCTGCTGGATGTATTCTATACTTTTGACAGTCCACTAGTATTGGATACCATTGATGAACGTCGGCGCTGGGCCAGACGTAACAGCAAACTCGACTATCGCCAGCGAGAATTGTTTGGCCAGCAGCACCAGCCAATGCAACATCAACGGCTACGCAAAGAGCTAACAGGGTTTTTACGCCGCCTTTAA
- the djlA gene encoding co-chaperone DjlA, whose amino-acid sequence MWGKLLGTGFGFLFGKWLGAILGFYLGHLFDKSLRQDFDKVGGFQGFLNGDDLSERQALFFSSCFSVMGHIAKSNGRVSEVHIRAATAFMDEMALAGDDRREAQHAFRAGKDADFSIKDSVREVREAFARRYDLLQLFLEIQIQMAFSDGHVSEQEQTLLREVSKYLGISQTQFSFLLKRYQAEFRFRQQRAQWQSQQRHNQGQQRQQRSSSGPAQQSMVSRSEALAVLGLSDGASEKEIKRAYRKLMAQHHPDKLVSQGLPEHMMEVAKRKSQSIQSAYELLKQKRSS is encoded by the coding sequence ATGTGGGGTAAGTTATTAGGCACAGGGTTTGGCTTTTTGTTTGGCAAATGGCTGGGTGCGATCCTGGGATTTTATCTGGGGCATTTATTTGACAAGAGCCTCAGGCAAGATTTCGACAAGGTAGGTGGTTTCCAGGGCTTTTTGAATGGTGATGATCTCAGTGAGCGCCAGGCTTTGTTTTTTTCCAGCTGCTTTTCTGTCATGGGACACATTGCTAAATCCAATGGCAGAGTCAGCGAGGTTCATATCCGTGCCGCAACCGCTTTTATGGATGAAATGGCATTGGCAGGCGATGATCGACGTGAGGCACAGCATGCCTTTCGCGCCGGAAAGGACGCTGATTTTTCCATTAAAGACTCAGTTCGAGAAGTCAGAGAAGCCTTTGCCAGACGTTATGACTTGTTGCAGTTGTTCCTGGAAATCCAAATTCAAATGGCTTTTTCTGATGGGCATGTGTCGGAGCAGGAACAGACTCTGTTACGAGAGGTCAGTAAATACCTGGGGATCTCCCAGACTCAGTTTAGCTTTTTGCTCAAACGGTATCAGGCTGAATTTCGGTTTCGACAGCAGCGTGCACAGTGGCAGTCTCAGCAACGTCATAATCAGGGACAGCAAAGACAACAACGCAGCTCTTCCGGTCCAGCTCAGCAGTCGATGGTGTCTCGCAGTGAAGCGCTGGCAGTGTTGGGGTTAAGTGATGGTGCGTCAGAAAAAGAAATCAAGCGTGCCTACCGCAAGTTGATGGCACAGCACCACCCTGACAAACTGGTCTCTCAGGGCTTGCCCGAGCATATGATGGAAGTTGCTAAGCGCAAGAGTCAGAGTATTCAATCTGCTTATGAGCTACTGAAACAAAAACGCAGCAGCTGA
- a CDS encoding symmetrical bis(5'-nucleosyl)-tetraphosphatase — MANYVVGDLQGCFAPLKQLLQEVAFNPARDHLYLVGDIVARGPDSLGCLDFVFRHQDCITITLGNHDLHLICNVLLGKTPNPKDKLDALYQHSQLPDYLTFLRRQPLCVYLDNHRTFISHAGIHPDWEIEQALSLGHWAQQKYMGDEASRFLSAMYGKESRLVLDEDEQSRFNSIVNVFTRMRFLTSQWHLDFDNKGTLEDAGDLRPWFTHPRFQTDPSRYVFGHWAALQGITYMPNVTALDTGCVWGGPMTLLDLDKNEQISSN; from the coding sequence ATGGCCAATTATGTGGTCGGTGATCTGCAAGGCTGCTTTGCACCATTAAAGCAGCTATTACAGGAGGTCGCGTTCAACCCTGCACGTGACCACCTTTATCTGGTCGGCGATATCGTAGCCAGAGGGCCTGATTCTCTTGGCTGTCTTGACTTTGTATTTCGTCATCAGGATTGCATAACCATTACACTCGGCAACCACGACTTACACCTTATCTGTAATGTATTGCTTGGCAAAACACCCAACCCTAAAGACAAGCTCGACGCCCTATACCAGCACTCTCAATTACCAGATTATCTGACTTTTTTGCGCCGTCAGCCATTGTGCGTGTATCTTGATAACCATCGAACTTTTATTTCTCATGCCGGTATTCACCCTGATTGGGAGATTGAACAAGCCCTGTCATTAGGACACTGGGCACAGCAAAAATATATGGGTGATGAGGCGAGTCGCTTTCTGAGCGCCATGTATGGCAAAGAGTCACGCCTGGTACTGGATGAAGATGAACAAAGCCGCTTTAATAGCATAGTCAATGTGTTTACCCGAATGCGCTTTCTGACGTCTCAATGGCATCTCGATTTTGACAACAAAGGGACGTTAGAAGATGCCGGTGATTTACGTCCCTGGTTCACTCACCCACGCTTTCAGACCGACCCTAGTCGCTACGTGTTTGGCCACTGGGCAGCACTACAAGGCATCACATATATGCCCAATGTTACTGCTTTAGATACAGGATGTGTATGGGGTGGGCCAATGACCTTGCTTGATTTAGATAAAAATGAGCAAATTTCGAGCAATTAA
- the rsmA gene encoding 16S rRNA (adenine(1518)-N(6)/adenine(1519)-N(6))-dimethyltransferase RsmA, with protein sequence MTDKVHLGHRARKRFGQNFLNDSNIIDKIVTAIDPKPTDNLVEIGPGLGAITEPVVELSDQLTVVELDRDLAERLIHHPFMGPKLTVHQGDAMKFDFSTLLKGDEKLKIFGNLPYNVSTPLLFHLFEFADQVEHMHFMLQKEVVNRMVAGPGSKAYGRLSVMTQYYCHAIPVIQVPPTCFKPAPKVDSAVVRLIPKEAQQRSAKSTKVLNTVCLEAFNQRRKTLRNSLSNLMTAEQLSDLGIDPGLRAENISLSQFIEIANWIYDNKE encoded by the coding sequence ATGACAGATAAAGTACATTTGGGCCACCGAGCCCGTAAACGCTTCGGCCAAAACTTTCTTAACGACAGCAATATCATCGATAAGATTGTCACGGCCATCGACCCTAAGCCCACAGACAACCTGGTTGAAATAGGTCCAGGCTTAGGTGCCATCACTGAGCCCGTTGTTGAGCTGAGTGACCAGCTTACTGTTGTGGAACTAGACCGTGATCTGGCAGAGCGGCTGATCCACCACCCTTTTATGGGACCCAAACTAACGGTGCACCAGGGCGATGCCATGAAGTTTGATTTTTCTACGCTCCTCAAAGGCGATGAAAAGTTGAAGATTTTTGGTAATTTACCCTACAACGTCTCTACCCCGCTGCTTTTTCATTTATTTGAATTTGCGGATCAGGTTGAACATATGCATTTCATGCTGCAAAAAGAAGTCGTGAATCGCATGGTTGCCGGACCAGGTTCTAAAGCCTATGGTCGTTTGAGTGTGATGACTCAGTATTATTGTCACGCGATTCCGGTGATCCAAGTACCACCCACTTGCTTTAAGCCCGCTCCAAAGGTTGACTCCGCAGTGGTAAGGTTGATCCCTAAAGAAGCACAGCAACGTAGTGCAAAGAGCACCAAAGTCCTCAACACCGTGTGTCTTGAAGCTTTCAACCAAAGACGTAAGACGCTGCGTAACAGCTTGTCTAACTTGATGACAGCTGAGCAACTCAGTGACCTTGGGATCGACCCGGGTTTACGTGCAGAAAATATTTCCCTTTCGCAATTTATTGAGATAGCAAACTGGATCTATGACAACAAAGAGTGA
- the murU gene encoding N-acetylmuramate alpha-1-phosphate uridylyltransferase MurU yields MKAMILAAGRGKRMMPLTASIPKPMLEVAGKPLLEYHVMRLAQAGIRRIVINLAWQGDKIREYFADGSAYGVSIQYSQEPEGGLETAGGIVRALPLLCEDEDTFIVINGDIFTDYAVHDLSRLHLLPGEAHLVLVENPPHNLQGDFPLAHQSTNTQAYTFAGIGLYHKDFFSAVNEQFLALGPMLREGLAQGQVSTELFLGQWHDIGTPERLAQINNAVEQAHVG; encoded by the coding sequence ATGAAAGCAATGATTTTGGCTGCGGGCCGGGGCAAGCGTATGATGCCGCTGACGGCATCGATACCAAAGCCGATGTTGGAGGTTGCGGGCAAACCCTTACTGGAATATCACGTGATGCGTCTGGCGCAGGCTGGGATCAGGCGTATTGTGATTAACCTGGCTTGGCAAGGTGACAAGATACGTGAGTATTTTGCTGATGGCAGTGCATATGGTGTATCCATTCAATACTCACAAGAGCCCGAAGGTGGATTGGAAACAGCTGGCGGTATAGTTAGGGCTTTACCACTGTTATGTGAAGACGAAGACACGTTTATCGTGATTAACGGTGATATTTTTACAGATTACGCTGTACATGATTTGTCTCGACTGCATTTATTACCCGGTGAAGCGCATTTGGTGTTAGTGGAAAACCCGCCTCACAACTTACAGGGAGATTTCCCTCTTGCCCACCAGAGCACCAATACACAGGCGTACACGTTTGCAGGAATTGGACTGTATCACAAAGACTTTTTCAGCGCGGTCAATGAACAGTTTTTAGCTCTGGGCCCAATGCTCCGAGAGGGGTTAGCGCAGGGCCAGGTCTCAACAGAGCTCTTCCTGGGGCAGTGGCATGATATAGGTACTCCAGAACGCCTGGCGCAGATCAACAATGCAGTGGAGCAGGCACATGTGGGGTAA
- the apaG gene encoding Co2+/Mg2+ efflux protein ApaG produces MTTKSEIGSPIKVAVETFYVEGQSQPEKDKYVFAYTITIKNHSLCNAKLESRYWLITDANGKETEVEGDGVVGEQPTIRPGESYQYTSGAVLDTPVGTMEGYYVMRNEFGTEFRAPIQVFRLSRPDILH; encoded by the coding sequence ATGACAACAAAGAGTGAGATCGGCTCACCGATCAAAGTCGCTGTAGAAACCTTCTATGTTGAAGGCCAATCTCAGCCAGAAAAAGACAAATATGTTTTTGCCTATACCATTACCATTAAAAATCACAGTTTGTGCAATGCCAAACTGGAAAGCCGTTACTGGCTGATCACTGACGCTAATGGCAAAGAAACTGAGGTTGAAGGTGATGGTGTGGTCGGCGAGCAACCGACCATTCGCCCGGGGGAAAGCTACCAATATACCAGCGGTGCGGTGTTGGACACGCCAGTTGGAACGATGGAAGGCTACTATGTCATGCGCAACGAGTTTGGCACCGAGTTCCGGGCACCTATTCAGGTATTCAGACTGAGTCGCCCGGATATCCTGCACTAA
- the surA gene encoding peptidylprolyl isomerase SurA translates to MNLKKLLLVPILSMTLAQPVWAERIQLDKVVATVNDGVVLKSEVDKILKRVKEQAEQQNTELPSDKVLRIQAVEKLIDQVLMQQLADRMGMEISDAQLDQTLASMAKDQGGTISDLRNSIEAAGESFQAYREEIRTEIMISQVQRAAVDRRIYISPQEIANLQKILAEQTGQSEEYDIGHILIKVDSKANPEDIEDARERAEKVMEFLDEGKEFKRIAIASSSGAKALDGGQLGWMGINEMPTLFAEAVKGKKKDDIIGPLRSGAGFHILKVQDIRGRQVVERVEVRSRHILIKPSIILSEEKARDMLAGFATDLREGNADFAALAKEHSEDPGSALKGGEYDWTDPTTYAPAFRDALLSLEQNEISDPFRSSFGWHIVQLLDKRVADKTEQAKANRAHQLLFRRKFKEESFKWMREMREQAHVEVID, encoded by the coding sequence ATGAATTTAAAAAAGCTGTTATTAGTTCCAATATTAAGTATGACGCTGGCACAGCCGGTGTGGGCAGAGCGTATCCAGTTGGACAAAGTAGTCGCGACGGTTAACGACGGCGTGGTGTTAAAAAGTGAAGTAGACAAAATCCTCAAACGCGTGAAAGAGCAAGCCGAACAACAAAATACAGAGCTCCCCTCTGATAAGGTTTTGCGAATTCAGGCCGTTGAAAAACTGATAGATCAAGTGCTAATGCAACAATTAGCAGACCGAATGGGAATGGAAATCTCCGACGCCCAGCTGGATCAGACACTGGCTAGCATGGCAAAAGACCAAGGTGGTACAATCTCAGATCTGCGTAACTCAATTGAAGCTGCTGGTGAGAGCTTTCAGGCGTACCGAGAAGAGATCCGTACAGAAATCATGATTTCTCAGGTACAGCGTGCCGCCGTTGATCGCCGCATTTACATCAGCCCGCAGGAAATCGCTAATCTGCAGAAAATTTTAGCGGAGCAAACGGGTCAATCAGAAGAATATGATATTGGCCACATCCTGATCAAAGTTGACAGTAAAGCAAACCCCGAAGACATTGAAGATGCACGTGAACGTGCTGAAAAGGTGATGGAATTTCTTGACGAAGGTAAAGAGTTCAAACGCATCGCCATTGCGTCATCTAGTGGTGCCAAAGCCTTAGACGGCGGGCAACTTGGCTGGATGGGGATCAATGAAATGCCAACCTTGTTTGCTGAGGCAGTAAAAGGCAAGAAGAAAGATGATATCATTGGTCCACTGCGCTCTGGGGCAGGTTTCCATATCCTGAAGGTTCAGGATATTCGCGGTCGCCAAGTCGTTGAGCGGGTAGAAGTACGCTCACGTCACATTCTCATCAAGCCGTCCATCATTCTAAGTGAAGAAAAAGCACGAGACATGCTGGCTGGTTTTGCAACCGACCTCCGCGAAGGTAACGCCGATTTTGCGGCTCTTGCAAAAGAGCACTCGGAAGATCCCGGTTCAGCGCTCAAAGGCGGTGAGTACGACTGGACAGATCCTACTACCTATGCACCTGCGTTTCGCGACGCGCTGCTGTCTCTGGAACAAAATGAGATAAGTGACCCATTCAGAAGTAGTTTTGGCTGGCACATTGTACAGTTACTTGACAAACGTGTGGCTGATAAAACAGAGCAAGCAAAAGCAAATCGTGCCCACCAGCTTCTGTTTCGTCGTAAGTTTAAAGAAGAGAGCTTTAAGTGGATGCGCGAAATGCGTGAGCAGGCACACGTAGAAGTAATCGACTAA
- a CDS encoding phosphotransferase yields MTQNLSPEGVSRAQARSAFLHNYYNAVPEQVTALDGDASFRRYFRIIHEGSRLILLDVAPQVGDVHAFVELNEWFSKGAVRVPQIMAADCALGFVLLEDLGTEHLADRLDAQGDVLEYYETLIEMLPDIARLPKSPHMKPYDAAFIDMELDIFSEWLLTHWLQYEITENWQRQWSALKKALISTMLEQTQVTMHRDFHSRNIMWHQQQWVVIDYQDAVQGPVCYDVVSLLKDCYHTLADAQFEHLQRHSFDVLSKAGLLTNSSYTDYQQQLALTGLQRHLKAAGIFARLYLRDGKPGYLQNILPTLQYIYDAAKCVDTFQWLATCLQSEIIPLTEAKLEQQT; encoded by the coding sequence ATGACCCAAAACCTGTCACCAGAGGGTGTGTCACGAGCACAAGCCAGATCGGCCTTTTTACACAACTATTATAATGCTGTCCCGGAGCAGGTTACTGCCCTCGATGGAGATGCCAGCTTTCGCCGCTATTTTCGTATTATCCATGAAGGTAGCCGGTTAATCTTATTGGATGTGGCTCCTCAGGTGGGAGATGTTCATGCATTTGTTGAATTGAATGAGTGGTTCAGCAAAGGAGCTGTGCGCGTGCCGCAAATCATGGCGGCAGATTGTGCACTTGGGTTTGTGCTGTTAGAAGATTTGGGCACTGAGCATTTGGCAGACAGGCTGGACGCACAGGGTGATGTATTGGAGTACTATGAGACACTGATAGAGATGCTGCCTGACATTGCTCGTCTTCCCAAAAGCCCCCATATGAAGCCTTATGATGCAGCTTTTATTGATATGGAACTGGATATTTTTAGTGAGTGGCTACTTACTCATTGGCTACAGTATGAAATCACCGAAAATTGGCAGCGACAGTGGAGTGCTTTGAAAAAGGCGCTGATCTCAACCATGCTTGAGCAAACTCAGGTCACTATGCATCGAGACTTTCACAGCCGAAACATCATGTGGCATCAGCAACAATGGGTGGTCATAGACTATCAGGATGCTGTGCAGGGGCCGGTTTGCTATGACGTAGTTTCGTTACTCAAAGATTGTTATCACACCTTGGCGGATGCTCAGTTCGAGCACCTGCAACGTCATAGTTTCGATGTACTTAGCAAAGCCGGACTCCTAACCAACAGCAGTTATACAGATTATCAGCAACAGCTGGCGCTGACAGGGTTACAACGACACCTTAAAGCAGCCGGGATATTTGCGCGTCTGTATTTACGAGATGGAAAACCCGGTTATTTACAGAATATTTTGCCGACACTGCAATATATTTATGACGCAGCAAAATGTGTTGATACATTTCAGTGGCTTGCAACCTGTTTGCAATCCGAGATAATACCTTTGACAGAAGCAAAGCTGGAACAACAGACATGA
- a CDS encoding methyl-accepting chemotaxis protein, translated as MNLTVSQRIWGGFIIITLLLLMIGGNSLLRIANIDNSTRLVNSLSLPALDSSAALQIEFTQMSKLAQGSYFTQSPDELNSLKAKFNERQQAFNKTFSELGAVVDQDPGLAQSKRQVETSFKQFSASVQDLLSNKARELMLVNTLKKQLEDTEMAAEDATTVVLDILDLDGLQESDNRAYQAATKLENLFSSAVTTSTDMMTIKERNTLDIVEKEQAYVLEELERNMALMTSTVSQLDSTLADDLQQYYSDLLAQLKGSSGIAGNVGQLIAARQKTRSELDAAETTTNAALKQLGELVAQSKQLAFDIQDEVRADVTSANMWTWVGMIMAALLAIVIAYLTVSRITKPLAEVNRILNIVARGDMTQTLDDSAKDEFGELARSCNSLIASLRELITGIVSRSTQLAAASEETSAITIESSQAIKSQQSQVEQAATATTEMSSTAHGVSNSAHQALQEIKNADKEAERVKGISQDNKHTIEQLAHEVEAVSEVINKLHQDSSAIGGILDVIRGIAEQTNLLALNAAIEAARAGEQGRGFAVVADEVRSLASKTQESTQEIQAMIESLQSGAEEAVSAMSKGQQQAESCVHQSDVANEALNSITDAVSRAHDVSEEIANAANEQQQVSQEISERLESIVTIAEQTAEGANQTSISSSEVAKLAEELRQSVDQFRV; from the coding sequence ATGAATTTGACTGTAAGCCAACGCATTTGGGGTGGTTTTATAATAATCACTCTGCTCCTGTTGATGATCGGAGGAAACTCGCTGCTAAGGATCGCCAATATTGATAATTCCACAAGACTGGTTAATTCTCTGTCATTGCCTGCGCTCGATAGCAGTGCAGCCTTACAGATCGAATTTACTCAAATGAGTAAACTTGCTCAGGGCAGTTACTTTACCCAGTCACCCGACGAGCTTAATTCACTTAAGGCAAAGTTTAATGAGCGCCAGCAAGCGTTTAATAAAACCTTTTCTGAATTAGGTGCAGTGGTTGACCAAGACCCGGGTCTGGCACAAAGCAAACGTCAGGTCGAAACAAGCTTTAAACAATTCTCGGCCTCAGTGCAGGACTTACTAAGCAACAAAGCCCGTGAGCTTATGCTGGTTAATACCCTTAAGAAACAACTCGAAGACACCGAAATGGCAGCGGAAGATGCCACTACAGTAGTGCTAGATATCCTTGACCTGGATGGCTTACAAGAAAGCGACAACCGCGCTTATCAGGCCGCAACCAAACTGGAAAACCTGTTTAGTTCAGCGGTTACCACCAGTACAGATATGATGACTATCAAAGAACGCAACACACTGGACATAGTCGAAAAAGAACAAGCCTATGTGCTGGAAGAGCTGGAGCGCAACATGGCGCTGATGACATCAACCGTCTCTCAACTTGATAGCACCCTGGCTGACGATTTACAGCAGTACTACAGTGACCTCCTTGCTCAGCTAAAAGGCTCAAGCGGCATTGCCGGCAATGTTGGTCAGCTGATTGCTGCAAGGCAAAAGACTCGCTCTGAGTTGGATGCTGCAGAGACGACAACCAATGCGGCATTAAAACAGCTTGGTGAGCTGGTTGCGCAATCTAAACAACTCGCGTTTGATATCCAGGACGAAGTACGCGCAGACGTGACTTCTGCAAATATGTGGACCTGGGTAGGCATGATCATGGCAGCCCTGTTAGCCATTGTTATTGCTTATTTGACTGTCAGCCGTATTACCAAGCCACTGGCCGAAGTAAACAGAATACTCAACATTGTGGCGCGTGGCGACATGACCCAGACACTGGATGATTCAGCGAAAGATGAGTTTGGCGAACTGGCACGCAGCTGTAATAGTCTTATCGCCAGCCTGCGTGAACTGATCACAGGTATTGTGTCGCGTTCAACCCAGCTAGCAGCAGCCTCGGAAGAAACCTCAGCCATTACCATAGAGTCTAGCCAGGCAATTAAGAGCCAGCAGTCTCAGGTTGAACAAGCAGCCACTGCTACCACAGAAATGAGTAGTACTGCCCATGGGGTGAGTAACAGTGCCCATCAGGCGTTACAGGAAATCAAGAACGCGGACAAAGAAGCTGAGCGCGTAAAAGGTATTTCTCAGGACAACAAGCACACCATTGAGCAACTGGCTCATGAGGTGGAAGCCGTCTCAGAGGTCATCAACAAACTACATCAGGACAGTTCTGCCATTGGCGGGATCCTGGATGTTATCCGCGGTATTGCAGAGCAAACCAACCTGCTGGCACTCAATGCTGCCATCGAAGCCGCACGTGCAGGTGAGCAGGGTCGTGGTTTTGCTGTTGTTGCAGATGAGGTACGCTCTCTTGCCAGCAAGACCCAAGAGTCAACCCAAGAGATCCAGGCTATGATTGAGTCACTGCAAAGTGGTGCGGAAGAAGCCGTTAGCGCCATGTCGAAAGGCCAGCAACAGGCTGAGTCATGTGTTCATCAAAGTGATGTGGCCAACGAAGCGCTTAACTCTATCACTGATGCAGTCTCACGCGCACACGATGTCAGTGAAGAAATTGCCAATGCAGCCAACGAGCAGCAGCAAGTTTCGCAGGAGATCAGCGAACGTCTTGAGTCTATCGTGACCATCGCCGAGCAAACAGCTGAAGGTGCAAACCAGACATCTATCTCGAGCTCAGAAGTAGCTAAGCTGGCCGAAGAGCTGAGACAGTCTGTCGACCAGTTCAGGGTCTAA
- a CDS encoding DUF368 domain-containing protein, which produces MGAADVVPGVSGGTIAFITGIYARLLGAIKSVNLDAIKTLRSDGLQAAWRHIDGTFLLVLFAGLLTSAASLAKLITYLLEHHQLFVWSFFFGLIIASFIHVGKQVTRWDWRTVTACMAGAAIAYGITSLAPAEAVPQTWYYFAAGAIAICAMILPGISGSFILLLLGMYGHVLSAVNEVEVLLIALFLSGCVVGLMAFSRLLSWLLSRFEQVTFALLCGFLLGSLNLLWPWKQVLTTYTNSKGIEKPLTQQNVLPAEFAQISGQDPYVLGCVLLAVAGLVLILAIEWISNRDA; this is translated from the coding sequence ATGGGAGCCGCCGATGTCGTGCCTGGTGTGTCTGGCGGAACCATCGCATTTATAACCGGTATTTATGCGCGCTTGCTTGGCGCCATCAAAAGTGTCAACCTGGACGCTATCAAAACGTTACGCTCAGACGGATTGCAGGCAGCATGGCGACATATCGACGGGACCTTCCTACTGGTGTTGTTTGCGGGCCTGCTAACCAGTGCAGCTTCTTTGGCTAAGCTCATTACTTACTTGCTAGAACATCACCAATTATTTGTCTGGTCATTCTTTTTTGGCCTTATCATCGCGTCCTTTATTCATGTTGGTAAGCAAGTTACCCGTTGGGATTGGCGCACGGTAACAGCCTGTATGGCTGGTGCAGCCATTGCGTATGGCATAACTTCTTTGGCGCCCGCGGAAGCGGTGCCACAAACCTGGTACTATTTTGCAGCAGGCGCCATAGCCATTTGTGCGATGATTTTGCCCGGCATTTCAGGGAGTTTTATTCTGCTGCTGCTGGGTATGTATGGTCATGTACTGAGTGCGGTCAATGAGGTTGAGGTACTATTGATTGCCTTGTTCCTGAGTGGGTGTGTGGTTGGTTTGATGGCGTTTTCACGTTTATTATCATGGCTGCTAAGCCGTTTTGAGCAAGTGACGTTTGCACTGCTGTGCGGCTTTTTACTGGGGTCTTTGAACTTACTTTGGCCCTGGAAACAGGTACTGACGACGTATACCAACTCTAAAGGGATTGAAAAACCTTTGACTCAGCAAAATGTACTGCCCGCTGAGTTCGCTCAAATATCAGGCCAGGATCCTTACGTACTGGGGTGTGTGTTGCTCGCCGTTGCCGGCTTAGTGCTGATCCTTGCCATTGAGTGGATCAGTAACCGAGACGCATAG